In Streptomyces sp. NBC_01717, one DNA window encodes the following:
- a CDS encoding ABC transporter permease yields the protein MSSTNTPQQAPATPQAATDPHPHAQPGPQALSLARTVATAARVLRQLTHDPRTVALLLLIPVVMITLLRYVFDGSPRTFDAIGASLLGIFPLITMFLVTSIATLRERTSGTLERLLAMPLGKGDLIAGYALAFGAVAILQSLLATAPSVWLLGLDVVGSPWLLLLVALLDALLGTALGLFVSAFAASEFQAVQFMPAVIFPQLLLCGLFIARDQMAPVLEAISNVLPMSYAVDGMNEVLHHTDVTGNFVRDVLIVAGCALLVLTLGAATLRRRTA from the coding sequence ATGAGCTCGACGAACACACCGCAGCAGGCCCCCGCCACTCCGCAGGCAGCCACCGACCCCCACCCCCACGCGCAGCCCGGGCCCCAGGCCCTCAGCCTCGCGCGCACCGTCGCCACGGCCGCCCGCGTCCTGCGCCAGCTGACCCACGACCCGCGTACCGTCGCGCTGCTGCTCCTCATCCCGGTCGTGATGATCACGCTGCTGCGGTACGTCTTCGACGGCAGCCCGCGCACGTTCGACGCGATCGGAGCCTCGCTGCTCGGCATCTTCCCGCTGATCACGATGTTCCTGGTGACGTCGATCGCCACCCTCCGCGAACGCACCTCGGGCACCCTGGAACGCCTCCTCGCCATGCCGCTCGGCAAGGGTGATCTGATCGCCGGTTACGCCCTCGCGTTCGGCGCCGTCGCGATCCTCCAGTCCCTCCTGGCCACCGCGCCCTCGGTCTGGTTGCTCGGCCTCGACGTCGTCGGCTCCCCCTGGCTGCTGCTCCTCGTCGCCCTGCTCGACGCCCTGCTCGGCACGGCACTCGGCCTGTTCGTCTCCGCCTTCGCCGCATCCGAGTTCCAGGCGGTCCAGTTCATGCCGGCCGTGATCTTCCCGCAGCTCCTGCTCTGCGGCCTGTTCATCGCACGCGATCAGATGGCACCCGTCCTCGAAGCCATCTCGAACGTCCTGCCCATGTCCTACGCGGTCGACGGCATGAACGAAGTCCTCCACCACACCGACGTCACCGGCAACTTCGTCCGTGACGTCCTGATCGTGGCGGGCTGCGCCCTCCTCGTCCTCACCCTCGGCGCAGCCACCCTCCGACGCCGCACCGCCTGA
- the proC gene encoding pyrroline-5-carboxylate reductase, translating into MTQTVAVLGTGKIGEALLSGMIRAGWRPADLLVTARRSERAEELRTRYGVESVTNAEAAKRADILILAVKPQDMGRLLEELTPHIAADRLVISAAAGITTGFIEDRLAARTPVVRVMPNTPVLVDEGMSVISAGSHATTDHLAAAEAIFGGVGKTLRVPESQQDAATALSGSGPAYFYFLVEAMTDAGILLGLPRAQAHDLIVQAAIGAAVMLRDSGEHPVKLREAVTSPAGTTISAIRELENHGVRAALIAALEAARDRSRELASGNG; encoded by the coding sequence ATGACCCAGACAGTCGCAGTCCTCGGCACCGGCAAGATCGGCGAGGCCCTGCTCAGCGGCATGATCCGGGCGGGCTGGCGCCCCGCCGACCTGCTGGTCACCGCCCGCCGCTCCGAGCGGGCCGAGGAACTCCGGACCCGTTACGGCGTCGAGTCCGTCACCAACGCCGAGGCCGCCAAGCGCGCCGACATCCTCATCCTCGCGGTCAAGCCCCAGGACATGGGCCGGCTCCTCGAGGAGCTCACCCCCCACATCGCCGCCGACCGCCTGGTCATCAGCGCCGCCGCCGGCATCACGACCGGTTTCATCGAGGACCGCCTCGCTGCGAGGACTCCGGTCGTACGTGTCATGCCGAACACCCCCGTCCTCGTGGACGAGGGCATGTCCGTCATCTCCGCGGGCAGTCACGCCACCACCGACCACCTCGCCGCCGCCGAGGCGATCTTCGGCGGCGTCGGCAAGACCCTTCGTGTCCCCGAGTCCCAGCAGGACGCGGCGACCGCGCTCTCCGGATCGGGACCCGCGTACTTCTACTTCCTTGTCGAGGCGATGACCGACGCGGGCATTCTGCTCGGCCTCCCGCGCGCCCAGGCCCACGACCTGATCGTGCAGGCTGCCATCGGCGCCGCGGTGATGCTCCGCGACAGCGGCGAACACCCGGTCAAGCTCCGCGAAGCCGTCACCAGCCCGGCAGGGACCACCATCAGCGCCATCCGCGAACTGGAGAACCACGGCGTCCGGGCCGCCCTGATCGCTGCCCTCGAAGCAGCCCGCGACCGCAGTCGCGAGCTGGCCTCGGGCAACGGCTGA
- a CDS encoding cysteine hydrolase family protein: MEIAENAALVVVDVQEGFEEEGYWGPRNNPEADRNIAELIDAWQESGRPVVFVRHDSTKPDSPLRPGYSGNAFKGYVEERRGKGSGPELFLTKTVNSAFYGTPDLGAWLNEAGVRQIVVAGIQTNMCAETTARMGGNLGYEVFFAFDATYTFDATGPWGWELSADQLARATAVTLHSGGFAKVVTSAELVAAAGK, encoded by the coding sequence ATGGAGATTGCAGAGAACGCAGCGCTGGTCGTGGTGGACGTGCAGGAAGGCTTTGAGGAGGAGGGGTACTGGGGGCCGCGGAACAATCCCGAGGCGGATCGGAACATCGCCGAGCTGATCGATGCGTGGCAGGAGAGCGGGCGCCCCGTCGTATTCGTACGGCATGACTCGACGAAGCCGGATTCACCGCTGCGGCCCGGATACTCGGGGAACGCGTTCAAGGGATACGTGGAGGAGCGGCGGGGGAAGGGCAGTGGGCCCGAGCTGTTTCTGACCAAGACGGTCAATTCCGCCTTCTACGGGACGCCCGATCTGGGGGCCTGGCTGAACGAGGCCGGAGTGCGGCAGATCGTGGTGGCCGGGATCCAGACCAATATGTGCGCGGAGACGACGGCGCGAATGGGCGGGAACCTCGGGTACGAGGTGTTCTTCGCGTTCGATGCGACGTACACCTTCGACGCGACCGGGCCGTGGGGGTGGGAACTGAGCGCGGACCAGCTGGCGCGGGCCACCGCTGTGACGCTGCACAGCGGTGGGTTCGCGAAGGTCGTGACGAGCGCGGAGCTGGTGGCGGCCGCGGGGAAGTGA
- a CDS encoding GlxA family transcriptional regulator, whose protein sequence is MAPGHAPTPARIALVSFPGVRAFDVSVITEVWGVDRTDRGVPPFDLRRIAADPAPIPLRGGLSLTPDRTLAWLTRADLIVVPGLDDHLTPAPAPVLEALRRAHARSTPIAALCGGAFTLAQAGLLDGRRAVTHWNLTDLLRTHHPRVTVVPDALFLHDENIWTSAGTAAGIDLCLHLVRTTHGAEAAAAIARSMVTAPFRTGTQAQFIEHPTPQTDRDADTLAAVRAYALTHLAEPHTVAGLAARAGMSPRSFARHFQATTGTTPLRWLITQRIAAAQKLLERTDLPLPEVARRTGFGSEITMRQHFATHLATSPRDYRLAFQHTPGQQEVDMARPHP, encoded by the coding sequence ATGGCGCCCGGACACGCACCCACCCCCGCCCGCATCGCCCTTGTCTCGTTCCCCGGCGTCCGGGCGTTCGACGTCTCGGTCATCACCGAGGTCTGGGGTGTGGACCGCACCGACCGTGGCGTCCCGCCCTTCGACCTGCGCCGCATCGCTGCCGACCCGGCCCCCATCCCCCTGCGCGGTGGCCTCTCCCTCACCCCGGACCGCACCCTCGCCTGGCTGACCCGCGCCGACCTGATCGTCGTCCCCGGCCTCGATGACCATCTGACACCCGCCCCCGCCCCGGTCCTGGAAGCTCTCCGCCGCGCCCACGCCCGCTCCACCCCGATCGCCGCGCTCTGCGGCGGCGCATTCACCCTCGCCCAGGCAGGCCTCCTCGACGGCCGCCGGGCAGTCACCCACTGGAACCTCACCGATCTCCTCCGAACCCACCACCCCCGCGTGACGGTCGTCCCGGATGCGCTGTTCCTCCACGACGAGAACATCTGGACGTCAGCAGGCACCGCGGCCGGGATCGATCTCTGTCTCCATCTCGTCCGGACGACCCATGGCGCCGAAGCCGCAGCAGCGATCGCCCGTTCGATGGTCACGGCCCCGTTCCGCACCGGAACCCAGGCCCAATTCATCGAGCACCCCACCCCGCAGACCGACCGGGATGCCGACACCCTCGCCGCGGTACGGGCCTACGCCCTGACCCACCTGGCCGAACCGCACACGGTTGCCGGCCTCGCCGCCCGCGCCGGGATGTCCCCCCGCTCCTTCGCCCGCCATTTCCAGGCGACCACGGGCACCACCCCCTTGCGCTGGCTGATCACTCAGCGCATCGCCGCAGCTCAAAAGCTTCTGGAGCGCACCGACCTCCCCCTCCCCGAGGTGGCCCGCCGTACGGGCTTCGGCAGCGAGATCACGATGCGCCAGCACTTCGCCACCCACCTGGCCACCAGCCCCCGCGACTACCGCCTGGCCTTCCAGCACACGCCGGGCCAACAGGAGGTTGACATGGCCCGCCCGCATCCGTAA
- a CDS encoding HAD family hydrolase: MRYELVIFDNDGVLVDSEPISNTILSGYLTELGHPTSYEESLRDYMGSAVHRIHDLVEERTGERLPADFDETLHSRIFAAFQRELEPVEGVADVLGKLVADGIPYCVASSGNHERIRVGHRRTGIDQWFEEEWIFSAEDVGQGKPAPDLFLHAAERMGVPPERCVVIEDSPLGVEAARAAGMDVYGFTSMMPADRLAGVTGCFSDMAQLRELLA; this comes from the coding sequence ATGCGCTACGAACTGGTCATCTTCGACAACGATGGTGTGCTCGTCGACAGTGAGCCGATCTCCAACACCATCCTCTCCGGCTACCTGACCGAGCTCGGTCACCCCACCTCGTACGAGGAATCGCTCCGTGACTACATGGGGTCTGCCGTGCACCGGATCCACGACCTCGTCGAGGAGAGGACCGGGGAGAGACTGCCCGCGGACTTCGACGAGACGCTCCACTCCCGGATCTTCGCCGCGTTCCAGCGCGAGCTGGAGCCGGTCGAAGGCGTCGCCGACGTGCTGGGAAAGCTTGTCGCCGACGGGATTCCGTACTGCGTCGCCTCGTCCGGGAACCACGAGCGGATCCGGGTCGGACACCGGAGGACCGGGATCGACCAGTGGTTCGAGGAGGAGTGGATCTTCAGCGCGGAGGACGTGGGGCAGGGGAAGCCGGCGCCCGACCTGTTCCTCCATGCCGCTGAACGGATGGGCGTTCCGCCCGAGAGGTGTGTCGTCATCGAGGACAGCCCGCTCGGTGTGGAGGCGGCCCGGGCCGCGGGGATGGATGTGTACGGGTTCACCTCGATGATGCCCGCCGACCGGCTCGCCGGGGTGACCGGCTGCTTCTCCGACATGGCTCAACTGCGGGAATTGCTCGCCTGA
- a CDS encoding MFS transporter encodes MKDARLRHGRASLALSFFVQGVTFALLVTRIPAIQDRYGISDGLLPVFLAAVPILAGVGSVVTEKVVARVRPRVVLRWAQPVVLLALLGVGAGSELWQAAVALGVFGLSVGALDASMNMMGVSLQRAYGRSIMLGFHAAYSLGGIAGASLAWAGAHWDLTLLVSYLPAVVVLLPAALIGSRWYVEGVETKTDADGQREEVSAGLSVSFKLLMPLCLVMSFAYIGDSTVSNWSAKYLQDVLGSSEQLSTVPYNVYMVTTLLGRAVGDFGVRRFGAVTVVRFGSVLAAAGFGVVAVASGAWIGMLGFTMLGLGLCVIVPQTFAAAGRMFPGASDTAIARLNVFNYVGFLVGSPLVGALGDAWSYRGAMLVPMVLVLATLVYAKSFGPEPARYGGGHERPRTVDVG; translated from the coding sequence ATGAAGGATGCGCGGTTGCGGCACGGTAGGGCCTCCTTGGCGTTGAGCTTCTTCGTGCAGGGGGTCACCTTTGCCCTGCTCGTGACGCGTATTCCTGCCATTCAGGACCGGTACGGGATATCCGACGGTCTGCTGCCCGTGTTCCTTGCCGCTGTGCCCATCCTGGCCGGCGTGGGCAGCGTGGTCACCGAGAAGGTGGTCGCGCGGGTACGGCCCCGGGTCGTGCTCAGGTGGGCGCAGCCCGTCGTGCTGCTGGCGCTGCTGGGTGTCGGGGCCGGCAGCGAGCTGTGGCAAGCGGCCGTGGCGCTCGGTGTGTTCGGGCTGTCCGTCGGGGCACTCGACGCTTCCATGAACATGATGGGGGTCAGTCTCCAGCGGGCGTACGGGCGCAGCATCATGCTCGGGTTCCATGCCGCGTACAGCCTGGGCGGGATCGCCGGGGCGTCGCTGGCGTGGGCCGGGGCGCACTGGGATCTGACGCTGCTGGTCTCGTATCTTCCGGCGGTCGTCGTGCTGCTGCCGGCCGCGTTGATCGGGAGCCGGTGGTACGTCGAGGGTGTCGAGACGAAGACGGACGCCGACGGCCAGCGGGAAGAGGTCTCCGCGGGGCTCTCGGTCTCGTTCAAGCTGCTGATGCCGCTCTGTCTGGTGATGAGCTTCGCGTACATCGGGGACTCGACGGTCTCCAACTGGAGCGCGAAGTATCTGCAGGACGTACTGGGGAGCTCGGAGCAGCTGTCGACCGTTCCGTACAACGTCTACATGGTGACGACGCTGCTGGGGCGGGCTGTGGGGGACTTCGGGGTGCGGCGGTTCGGGGCCGTGACTGTCGTGCGGTTCGGGAGTGTGCTGGCGGCGGCCGGGTTCGGGGTGGTGGCGGTTGCTTCCGGCGCGTGGATCGGGATGCTGGGGTTCACCATGCTGGGGCTGGGGCTGTGTGTGATCGTGCCTCAGACGTTCGCGGCGGCGGGGCGGATGTTCCCCGGTGCGAGCGATACGGCGATCGCCCGCCTGAACGTCTTCAACTATGTGGGGTTCCTGGTGGGATCGCCGTTGGTCGGGGCGCTGGGGGACGCGTGGAGCTACCGGGGGGCGATGCTCGTCCCGATGGTGCTGGTGCTCGCGACGCTTGTGTACGCCAAGTCGTTCGGTCCCGAGCCTGCCCGATACGGTGGCGGGCATGAGCGGCCGCGCACAGTTGATGTGGGATGA